TGAAGTGTTTTCCATGGAGGATGGTGGAGAGCCAGGTGTGGACGGCTCAGTCCCTCCGTCTGTGGATGGTGAGAGTGTGTTAGGTGTCAGGCTGATCTTCTAGGAACTGAAGTGTTTTCCATGGAGGATGATGGAGAGCCAGGTGTGGACGGCTCAGTCCCTCCGTCTGTGGATGGTGAGAGTGTGTTAGGTGTCAGGCTGATCTTCTAGGAACTGAAGTGTTTTCCACGGAGGATGGTGGAGAGCCAGGTGTGGACGGCTCAGTCCCTCCGTCTGTGGATGGTGAGAGTGTGTTAGGTGTCAGGCTGATCTTCTAGGAACTGAAGTGTTTTCCACGGAGGATGGTGGAGAGCCAGGTGTGGACGGCTCAGTCCCTCCGTCTGTGGATGGTGAGAGTGTGTTAGGTGTCAGGCTGATCTTCTAGGAACTGAAGTGTTTTCCATGGAGGATGGTGGAGAGCCAGGTGTGGACGGCTCAGTCCCTCCGTCTGTGGATGGTGAGAGTGTGTTAGGTGTCAGGCTGATCTTCTAGGAACTGAAGTGTTTTCCACGGAGGATGGTGGAGAGCCAGGTGTGGACGGCTCAGTCCCTCCGTCTGTGGATGGTGAGAGTGTGTTAGGTGTCAGGCTGATCTTCTAGGAACTGAAGTGTTTTCCACGGAGGATGGTGGAGAGCCAGGTGTGGACGGCTCAGTCCCTCCGTCTGTGGATGGTGAGAGTGTGTTAGGTGTCAGGCTGATCTTCTAGGAACTGAAGTGTTTTCCATGGAGGATGGTGGAGAGCCAGGTGTGGACGGCTCAGTCCCTCCGTCTGTGGATGGTGAGAGTGTGTTAGGTGTCAGGCTGATCTTCTAGGAACTGAAGTGTTTTCCATGGAGGATGGTGGAGAGCCAGGTGTGGACGGCTCAGTCCCTCCATCCGTGGTGTCCTTCCACCTGGTCAGCTTCGGGCTTGGGAATGTGCACAGGACCCCAGGGGAGAAGAGCAGCTGTTGTTCCTGCTTGCCCTTAGGTTGAGGCTGGGGCCTTCAGCCCACACTGAGTGGGTAAGGGGGGCTGCATTCAGATGTCGCCGTAGCTCTTCCCTTCCCAACCAGGATGCTGGAAGGTCAGCTCGAGGCCGGGGAGCCCACGGAGGGCACCCACCCAGAAGACCCATGCCCGGGAGCTGGGACTGCCATGGAGAAGACAGCTGCGGCAGCCGAGGTCCCCAGGGAGGATGGCAATGCCGGGGAGATGACGGTGAGCTGACCTCTGTGGGGACAGAGTTAGTCCCACCAGGCAGGACCCTGATTCCTGTCCCTGAGGGCTGTCATTGGACTTTCCCTAGCCGGACCCCTGTAGGAATGAGCCACTCCGGGACACGGATGCTGAACTTCCTCTCCGAGGGGCACGTGGCTCTCTTCCCCTCTGCAACCTTCTCTCATACTGGATGGGAGGCAGGATGGggagttaaagaaaataaattaaaaagttaaagaaaattaacattccAGCTTTTCTCCTCTAATCCGGGAGAAGGCACCAGGCTTTAAAAACTTCATTAATGAAAATCAGAAGGTTGACTGCCTCACATCATCCCAGCAACCACCTTCCTCACCGGACCCTGGTGGACAGTGCTTGCTCTCATGAAAGTGCCACGGGTCCCTGTGGTCAGGGCCACACAATGCAGGGCTCACGATTCCACTTATTCTCAGAACCAGGCTGGAGGTTCTATGGTccagtcaagaccagcctggccaacatggcaaaacctcatctctacgaaaaatacaaaaattagacaggtgtggtgctgcgcacctgtaatcccagctactgaggaggctgaggaacaagaattgcttgaacctgggacgcaggagtttgcagtaagctgaaatcacgccactgcactccagcatggttgACAGAGCAGgaccatgtcttaaaaaaaaaaaaaagaagaagaaggaaaaagaatgccAGCCTCTTATTGCCGTAGTAGTGTTTTAACAAAGAATCATAACTCACTGAACATCTATATCTGGTTATATAATGTAGACTAACACATGATAAACACTACTGAATAAGACTAAAgctatagccaggcatggtagctcatgcctgtaatcccagcacttcgggaggccgaggcaggtggatcgcttgagcccaggagtttgagaccagtctgggccacatgttgaaaccccatgtctactaaaaatacaaaaattagccgagtgtggcggcgcatgcctgtagtcccgtctattagggaggctgaggcaagagaatcacttgagctcatgaagTTGAAGtgtcagtgagccgagatcctaccactgcactccagcctgggggactgagtgagaccctgcctcaaaaaaaaaaaaagaaaggaaaagaaggaaaaagactgCCGTTGTCCTGTGTATCTCATCGGGTGTCTTTTTGTCCAGAAAGACGTTGGTCTTACACCAGAGAGGGCTTGAGTATTTTGCAGATAAATGCACCCATTGTGATATCTGAGAAGTCTTCTGCTGTTGTCTTCCCAATAACAGCCATTACAGCAGCAGATCACCAGACTCCACCAAGAGCTCGGGAGACAGGAGTCTCTGTGGGCTGATGTTCACAGAAAACTCCAGAATCATATAGATGCTTTGAGGAAGCAGAACCTGGAGCTGCGAGAAGAGCTGAGAGGTCTGCAGAGGCAGCAGTGGAAAGCCAGGAAGAAACCTGCAGCGCGCCCACACACAGGGCGAGAATCACACACTCTGGTACCAAAAGtgcatttgtgtttttgtgtcGTTTGCATTATGTAAAAATAGCGTCCCCGTAAAGATGTGGGCTTTATTGCTGGGTAACGTGGTATCACTCACGCTCCAGGTGGTGGGGGGGTCCCTATCTTTCCATCAACTCCATTTCCCATAAGTAATGATTAAAGAACTGGATACATCAGACCTCTCACCTGGCGCTCCAGCAGACAGAAGCATAGCCGCCTCCATGCTGCGTGTCTCACGTCTAGAATTCTAAGACATCTCATGATGCCTCAGGACAACAGCAGCAGACCCTTACTGTGGACTTTACATGGGCTAGGTAGGGCGCTTTACCGTCTTACTCTCTACAACGACCCTATGAAATGGATATTATTACTAACTCCATCACAGCCATGGGCTGGAGAACGCAGAGCTGGGATTCGAACCCAGACTGACTCCAGAGCCAGCTCAGAGGCCTGGTGTCCTTCTGTTCATCCGCTAGGACAGCTGTGTAGAATGCGATAGAGACCTgttgaaatgggaaaagttcccttgtcctcGTCGCAGGGTGTGCGATGCGGGTGTCGCTCGCTGCCTCAGTGTCCCACTGCTCAAACCTCTGGGGAGCGTAGAGACCGGCAGGCTGTGCAGCTCCGACCCCATGGCAGTGTCTTGGGGTGAGTGTTTACAGTTGAAGCCCGAGTGGACGTGTGTTACAGGGCATTCTTTCAGTTTAGCTGTCTGTAGGCGGCTTATGTttatcagctcaattagaccctctgcccTATCActaggacagagggctttctgtatcccgggtTCTTGCCTTGGGGTACTTGAAAAAAAcagatcacacgtgggcttggaggATGGGTGCAAGGTTTTTTATTGGGTGATGGTAGCTCTCAGCAGAAGGGGGAGCCAGGATGGAGATGGGGTGGGAAGGCGGTTTTCACCTGGAGTTGGGCAGCCCAGCGGCTGTGCTCTCCTCTGACCGCCCTGACCAATCTCGCTGTCATTCAGCCAGTCAATGGCTTGCTGGCATCTGCCAATGTATTCCTCTTGATGCCAGCCACTTGTGTCTCTGCCCGCTAGGGtcttggggtttttataggcacaagATGGGAGTGTggcaggccagagtggtcttgggaaatgcaacatttgggcacgaAAGCAGAAATGCCtaggtccatgggcacaggcccGGGGGtagagccctagccagggacctgCCCTTCTCTAGCCCAGGACTTTCCTGCCCCAGTCCCATGTCATTGCCCTGCTCTATCCCAAAGGAAGAACCAGCATTCTCATGCTGAAGTAGTCAGTGCCTCCCAGCACCCGCCTGCCTTTATAGAACACTGAGCTTTCGAGTTTGATCACATGTGGCTCAAAGACCGAGCCTAAGAGAGTGTGAATGTGGCCAGTGTTACCACTGCCTTGTCTGGGTTCTGTTTCCCACACATGGGTCTAAACAGCTTGAATCATTAAAATTATACACACAGGTAACGACACATGGAACCATGTCAACACCCTCCAAATGTAAGTGGAGATATTTCTCAGTGGGTTAAGAAAAGTACTGACATTTCCTATCTGCACTTATGGTGTGAACTTTTAAATCGGTACTTCCAGGACTTAGAATAGTTCCGATACAGCACAGTGATtacaacacacgcacacacacacacacgcacacacacagacatacacacaggcacCCACAGAATACATTCCAGAGGAGCCTGCTCTGTGGtcggttctcccagcatggcaaGAACAGCCACAAATTCCTCTACAAGAAATTACGGGAAATCTTGGAAGTTACTCCTACTCTTCGGGAGCTCTGGGAGAGCTTTTTCTCCATGGAGATGGCTTCTGTTGCCTCAGAAAGAAAGCGGGTTTAGTCTATCAGCACAGCAAAGCGCCTAGTCCTTCGGTGGAAGGAAGAGTGGAAGCCAGTCAGGTTGTTCCTCCATTAGAGGTAGAGAGGGGGAAATTGCCACAAATACTGGCCGGGATTGTCTGCCTTCTGTGGGGAGACCCCAAAAAGACCCACAGGGATTTTTTCCCTGCGTATACTGTATGCCAGTTCCTAAAAGATAGTATCTACTGCCCCATTTGCATCGTTGTACGTTCTTCGAAATGTTACCACAACAATAACCCCAAGAGTCAATGAAGTCTCATTCTATCTTCGCACTCCCTGCAGAtttatctttctcttattttgaGATTAGAGTTTGGtgaatttccaaatgtttttgaTTCTGTGCATCGTACTGGCCACCATGGGGCTGTTTATGAGAAGAGGATCTATGCTCACAAGAGCAGACCTGATGTGAAGAAAGAGGACTGGATATATAAATTCCACACTTTAAATATGCGTAGGTGTATCTGTGTAGTTGCAGTTTTAGGGACTGAGTATCtaaaaggctgaggcacgagCACCCACGGAACGTGGGCACGGCTGTGTGGGTGAGCCACTCTGGATCGGGTGTTAAGGGTTCATTCATAGCAACTCTCTCCCCTtctcactccctcctcctcctcagaggGGAGAGCAAGGAAAAATTAAACATTCCAGACTGAACACACCTCCTCCCACCTGAAGGATGATGCTATTCCAGGTCAGTCTGCTGGTAACAGAGAAAATTGGGAATTTGCATTTCGAATCTTAGACAAGTTGTAGAGACAACCGTAGAAGGAGCATCACACTTTCCTCCTCCGTTACCACATTCCCTGTTGAAGACACAGGAGTCTAAAGGAAGATATGTTGGGTGTTGTTTATTCTGTGGCCTTTGGGAGCCTGTGATCATTTTGAAACAGGGAACCACGACAAGAAACACAAAGCAATCATGAGCTCCACAAAGTTTCCTTCGCAAACGTTGACGAGGGTTTCTGTTCTTATCAACGTGTTAGGGGGAAAACCCAGTCCAAGTTCCCCCACCTTGTACCCTAATATTTTCTAGGACATTCCAATTATTTTTGATTGTATTAAAATTCGAATTTATTTTCCCTTCGAAAATGTGAAGATTTTCCCTGCGTTTTGTCTTTTAGGCATGGGAACCTGCTTTTGGAAACATTTCACCTCTGTCAGTTGATGAGGAGACGATGCCCAAATACGTTGGCCGCAAGAGTCAGAGTGCTGCTGTCCTGGGACAAAGATCGTCATCTAACAGCTTAACTCCTCCAAAGGCGACCCTTCGTGCTTATCATCTCTAAAGAGCAGCAGGGGTTctgtacgcacacacacacacaccccgtcAGCTCCTCACCACACAATCTCACCTCCCTGGGCGAGCGTGGTGCTCCCTGGAGTCCTGTGTTCTTCCAAGGACCCGGGTGCGTGCCTTTCAAACAAGATCCTAACCCACAGCACTTCCGCGGCAGAGCAGATTCCAAGTCCTCCCAGCGGCCTCCCTCTGAGCACTCACAGCAGCAAACGTCTGGCTGGGGCCAAGCGGACTCGAGGCTTTGTTTCCGTGGATGCCACATGCGTGGTGCTCTCTCCACACACCGTGGCCCGTGTGTCTTGGGGCTCACAGCCCCCCACACTCCCTGCTTCTGCACTGCGGTCTTGCACCTGCTGCTTGTCAGAGTGGAACCCTCGGAACGGGGGCTGCACCGCTTGCTTGGGGGCCACAGTGCAGGATGCTATTTTGTCTCTATCATATTTTTCCTTGTTAAAATTAGCTCTTCTTTAGAACATTCTGCTGGCCATTGATCTCTTCCCGTCCCAGATTTGTGTCACCCTCACACTCGGGAGGCAAATCTCGTGAGTCCTCAGCCAGCAACTGAAACTGGGTTGATGTGGATGGAGAAGACGGCCCCCCAACTCCTGAAGATGATTTATCCCCCCGCAGTCTTTCCCAAAGCAACTGCTGAGCAGATAGCACTTTATTCCCTGAAGGAATATCAAAAATCTACTCCAAGCATTTGTCACAAGTAGGAAAATAGCCTTTTCAGATCCTATGAGTACAAAACGTCGAAAGTCCCAGGGTGGACTGCGTGGGTCCAGCCTCCTGTGAGATGCGGACTCCTCTCACACTCCCTCACTGACCTGAGTTAATCACATGTGTGCCGGGCAATGTACGAGTAAATAGATAACTGAATGGGTGGCTTATCCACGCCTCGAAACTATAAGTTTTTAAACAGCAGAAAAGGTAGGACATTATTTTCATTATGCATTTTTGAATTGAGTTTCAAACACTTTATTTCACTGTTGACTTTATTCTACAATATCAGCCATACAGTTCCTGAATTCCTCAAGAGCATGGAATGTAaagtgtaaaatgtaaaatgaagaaagagagacaCCAAGCAGGGATGCCTCCTGTGTCCTTCTGTAGGAAGCAGGGGTAGAATCATCCAGATTCTGTGGTAGCCGGTGTGATGTGTTgcttaaccttttaaaataatatggtgGTTACTAATGCAAAAATATTCCCACATTTATTTTCAGCCAATGAGTTTAAAGACAGAAAGAATTAACTTGGGGACAACACCACCACAGGAAGATAGAGAGAAAGGTCCTCCCGGGAGACATCAAGACGGAAATCCGACACCCACTGGAAGGCTGACTCCTGGTGCAGAAAAACGGGGGGTGTCTGAAGATGAAAAGGTGACTTCGGAAACCTGGGTCACTCTACACTGGCCACATGGAAAATTCAGATTCAGATAAACTTCCACTTAGGTCTATTAAGAGTACTCAATTTGTTATTCGAAATAGACCTAGTATTAACCTAATTacgtttttatttatgtattaatataactttattaatacataaataaataacattatttattaaCCTAAATATGTTTCTATAGATAAAACCTTGAATTTCTTCAGACATGTCTTTAATGCTAAAAAACTGAACAACTTGAATTGGGTTTGAAAAATCAATTGCTTTCCCGAGCTCTGTAGTTGGTATATTTCTGCAGAGTCTTTAAAAGAATTGACCTACCTTGCAGTGTGGAGTGCAGGGCTGTTGGGTGAGCCCTGAGTTCTTGCTGAAAATTGTGGATGGCTGAAGATGGCTTCCTGCTCCCAGCCTTTGGGCGCGAAGCATTGCCGGCTGCAAAACCCTTGTGACAAGGGGGGCCTCTGACTGTCATTGCCCCAGGTTATGCACCCATCTTCCCGAAGTCCGCAGAACTCCAGTGGCAGAAAATCACCAGTGCAGGCTTCCCAGGCCGCTACACTGCAGGAGCAGACGGCAGCAGCTGGAGGAGCTGGTGAGCAGGGTCGGGGACTCCTAACTGtttccatgcttcctgtaaaatGCAGGGCTTTCTTGTCGATACGCGTGAGTAGAACATCCTACTACAGCAAGGACATGTCCTTCATGGAGCTGCCTCATTTCTGGCCACCATTTGTCTGATTCCCTCGTTGGGTCCTCACCTGGGAGTCTTGCCGGCACCCCCAACTGCCACCCCACACACAGCCCACGTGCTGGTGTCCAGGGGCTGTGGCTGGAGGTTCCGAATCCTACCGGCCGCTTTCCCCTGAGCACACTCCTAGCAGAAGGCTGGGCCTGGGTGGCCTCAGGGgctctgttcccttttctccatttgCCTGCTCATGGCATTGCTGCCACCCTGATGGAGTGCCCTCTCATCTGGCACCTGCCTGGCCTCTTTCCCAAGCCCCAGCTCTGTCCATGCAGCTGTGGGTGCTTTCTGCATTGGGGGTCCCAGCAGGAGGAGCCAAGAGTGCCCCTGGGTGAGTCGGGAAAGAATTCCTTCCTCACGTTGCTGCCAGAAAATGACCATAGCAGCTTCAAGAACCCCGCAGGAACCTATCTTGGTAAAGAAACAGAGGCCTTGTAGTGGGCAAGCCTCAGGTGTGGTCCTTATGCACAACACAGCCCAACCCCGTGGGCACCACTCTCCCTGGGCTGCCTGGCACCTGGACTCCTTTCCATCCTTGGCCCAGGCCTGTGTGCCCCTGCAGGGCAGAGCCCAACACTGTTTTCCTCCCAGGTCTGCTCCCCAGGcctcctgtcccccaggctgctcATGGCCTCTGCAGGGAGCTTCGTAGAGGTGAGGCTGGTGCCATCTGTCTGCTTCAGACCACCCCAGGCTCTGTGTGCCCTCACAGTGCCCTCTGCGCTCCTCTGCAGGGCAGGGAAGCCCTTCCCATCTGGTCTGCACCAGCCTGGTCACCTTGTTCCTGCCGCCCCTTTCTCTTCAGGCCCCCGGACAAGACCTCAGTTTACTTGCTGGTGCCGGGGAGAACCGGAGGCCTTGTCTCCCACACACCTGCTGGCACCTCTGCAACCTCCAGGCATCATCTCAGCTGCCAGTGAGGCCATCCTGGGGAAGCCGCCGCTGGTCCCTGGCTCTCCTGGAAGCCTGTGATGCTCCTTCACCACGGCCCTGTCCCTTCATAGGTCCCGTAAGCCAATGATGCAGGAATATGACTTTTCTCTCCTGTGTCTGCCTCCCGCAGGACCGGGGGAAGCTTCAGGCAGTGCCTTTCCATCCATGAATCACCTGATCCGTCAGAATACTCGAAAGAGAGTGAGGCCCAAGAAATACTGACTGAGTGTATTCATTAAAGAAGTAATGTTCCTTACAGGATCGCCTGTTGTTGAACTGACCTGACATGTGTATGGTGATCTCATGAACAAGAGAGAACCTGTTCACCCGTTCGCTTAAATTGGATTTAGCAATCGCATTAGGATAATGATATTTCCATAGTGTATATGCACTGTCCTTCTAAAtttaactttttgcattttagaCGGAAGCTCATCAGTCTTAGAGAGTTCTGAAGGTGTATTTCTCAGCCACGTTCAAGCTGACGAGTTGACCGGTTCTTCCCCAAACATTGAAGAGCTGCAGGTAGGTGAGTTGAGTGGCTTCTGCGAGGGTGGCCGGCCCAGCTCCCCTCAGGGAGACCTGAGAAGGTGACTTTTTCGTCCTGGGGAAGTGAGATTCGGAGCGGGTGTCAAGAGACGGTTGCATCTTCCCATCTTCtcaacaagaacagaaaattaagATGATTCCAAATGTCTCTTTATTTCCTGACGTTCAGCTTTTCAAacagagacttttttttaaagctttaagtTGGTTGCATTTAGCACATAGTCAAACAAGATTAATATTTTTCATGACTTATGAGTTCCCCAtgtcaaaatttcattttttatctttttggtttACAGTTCTCAGTTGACATTAATAGACCCGAAGGCAAGAATAGCAAGCATACTTCTAAGCCCTAGCTCGTGGTCCACTTGTAACATgctatattttacaaaaaaaagtccataaaatgaaattattttctctatggCAGGAAATTTGGGCTGTGAACTTACGTATGATGTAAAAGTAGGCACCTGGCGGGGAAGTCTCAGAACACGGGTCCCGCTTGTTTTCTGTTCTCCTGTGAAAAGCCCACATTCTGTTCTGCCCTTTCCGACATCTTCAGTGGGGGGACGAGTAGGAACATCTTtcttagggttttgttttgtttggggatCCAGCTAACGAGTTCACCTGGAAGCCTCAGGGCTAATGATCTGCATTTAGAAAGCGTGGCAGCCACCGCAGGTGGTGTCTCTGTGTATTGTTTGTATAAGGTGTTGAATGGGGCAGTTGTGACTGTGGCCACCCTGACCCCAGAGCAAACATACAAGTAGGAGATAAGCACTTTAATAAAACACAAATCATGGTCCGAAGTCCTGGTGCTGACTGTCCAGGGCTCAGCCGCGCCCACCAACTTacaggcagaggctgcaaaaTGCCAGGGTGAGGTGCATTTCTCCCACCTCATACTGCAGTGTTCATAGAGACCACGGGAGACTAGGATTATGCTCTTTCTGCAGAATCTTCCTGTAAACCCACCACCTTCCCTAGAAACAGCACAGCCCATGGACACTAAGATGAA
This is a stretch of genomic DNA from Rhinopithecus roxellana isolate Shanxi Qingling chromosome 4, ASM756505v1, whole genome shotgun sequence. It encodes these proteins:
- the LOC104678504 gene encoding T-complex protein 10A homolog 1-like, whose protein sequence is MLEGQLEAGEPTEGTHPEDPCPGAGTAMEKTAAAAEVPREDGNAGEMTPLQQQITRLHQELGRQESLWADVHRKLQNHIDALRKQNLELREELRGLQRQQWKARKKPAARPHTGRESHTLAWEPAFGNISPLSVDEETMPKYVGRKSQSAAVLGQRSSSNSLTPPKPMSLKTERINLGTTPPQEDREKGPPGRHQDGNPTPTGRLTPGAEKRGVSEDEKVMHPSSRSPQNSSGRKSPVQASQAATLQEQTAAAGGADGSSSVLESSEGVFLSHVQADELTGSSPNIEELQVEKFYPDGSKEIVFPDGTVKHLKDGQEETLFPDGTIVRVERNGDKTIVLSNGQKEIHTAQFKRREYPDGTVKTVYCSGCQETEYASRRVKIKDEAGNIILDKKQMSPQHAESHGKRQLQFFAKTDKN